The Leadbettera azotonutricia ZAS-9 genome has a window encoding:
- a CDS encoding ATP-dependent Clp protease ATP-binding subunit, whose protein sequence is MFKGLTQRVQRIISIDAQEEARHSGADELLPEHVIIALLKDGAGTACKILQTAKVDSVEFIRALETTLSRSSSIMVRGDVPPSKRTKILLDTATDEARILGTDYIGTEHILFAALREKDSLVHAFLHQLDVELEFLRVIAQTTFSNRGNFPNAQDISREASRSSYGHEHPFYARREEGRDNPRIRTASYPVLTPTLDEFSRDLTALARAGKLDPMVGRQKEVSRALRILARRSKNNPVLVGEPGVGKTAIVEGLAQLFAGNMVPQALAGKRILSLDMGSIIAGTKYRGEFEERLKKIMREIGQAKNVILFIDEIHTVIGAGGAEGTIDASNMLKPGLSRGEIQCIGATTLAEYRKHFEKDAALERRFQSILVEEPSLDETIEILEGIKKHYEEHHGVTYTPEAVDAAARLAQRYITGRFMPDKAIDILDEAGAMKKLAPPVIPPEISGLEDEIRKLTDEKVFMVTAQDYEGAAELRDKVRGLRGRLETMKVAWEQSTRAEKLKVDEADIRRIVAEITGIPLTHLEEQESRRLLKIEEELHRGVIGQDDAVKRIASSIRRSRVGISNPHRPMGSFIFLGPTGVGKTLLAKRLSEYLFQTPESLVRIDMSDYMEKHNASRLVGAPPGYIGYEEGGVLTEKIRRNPYRVVLFDEIEKAHRDVFNLLLQVLEEGELKDNLGHTISFRNTVIIMTSNAGVREISKDSRLGFGAGSGLMSFQEIESQALSELKRFLNPEFLNRVDDVVVFHPLEKEQVESILGLQLDELGQRMAEQGYAIEVDPSARSILIEKGWDPKFGGRPLRRAIQKELEDPISLKILEGGLPIGTSFKAEGENGKILLTVQALPVESGSLTL, encoded by the coding sequence GTGTTTAAAGGTTTGACCCAGAGAGTGCAGAGGATAATTTCCATTGATGCCCAGGAAGAAGCCCGCCATTCCGGCGCGGATGAGCTTCTGCCTGAGCATGTGATCATCGCCCTTTTAAAAGACGGGGCCGGGACTGCCTGCAAGATTCTTCAGACCGCCAAGGTGGACTCTGTGGAATTCATCCGGGCCCTGGAAACCACCCTGTCCCGTTCTTCGTCCATAATGGTGCGCGGGGATGTGCCGCCTTCCAAACGCACTAAAATTCTCCTTGACACAGCCACCGACGAAGCCAGGATACTTGGCACTGATTATATAGGCACAGAGCATATACTTTTTGCGGCCCTGAGGGAAAAAGATTCCCTTGTGCATGCTTTTCTCCATCAGCTTGATGTGGAGCTGGAATTCCTGCGGGTAATAGCCCAGACCACTTTTTCGAACCGGGGGAATTTTCCCAATGCCCAGGATATTTCCAGGGAGGCTTCGCGGTCATCGTATGGCCATGAGCATCCTTTTTACGCGCGCAGGGAAGAGGGCAGGGACAATCCCCGGATTAGGACTGCCTCTTACCCGGTGCTGACCCCGACCCTGGATGAATTCAGCCGGGATCTTACCGCGTTGGCCCGGGCAGGCAAGCTCGATCCCATGGTGGGGCGCCAAAAGGAAGTTTCCAGGGCTCTGCGCATTTTGGCCCGGCGCAGCAAGAATAATCCGGTGCTGGTAGGTGAACCCGGAGTGGGGAAGACCGCCATCGTGGAGGGCCTTGCCCAGCTCTTTGCGGGGAACATGGTTCCCCAGGCACTGGCGGGGAAAAGGATACTTTCCCTGGACATGGGTTCCATTATAGCCGGAACCAAGTACCGGGGCGAATTCGAAGAACGCCTCAAGAAGATCATGAGGGAGATAGGCCAGGCCAAGAATGTCATCCTTTTTATCGACGAGATCCACACAGTGATAGGGGCAGGGGGGGCGGAAGGGACCATCGATGCGTCCAATATGCTCAAGCCCGGTCTTTCCCGGGGCGAGATCCAGTGCATAGGCGCAACCACCCTGGCCGAATACCGCAAGCATTTCGAGAAAGACGCTGCCCTGGAACGCCGTTTCCAATCCATACTGGTGGAAGAGCCCAGCCTGGACGAAACCATCGAAATACTCGAAGGCATTAAGAAACACTACGAAGAGCATCACGGGGTGACCTATACCCCCGAGGCAGTGGACGCTGCGGCCCGGCTTGCCCAGCGCTATATCACTGGCCGCTTTATGCCCGACAAAGCCATCGACATATTGGACGAGGCAGGGGCCATGAAGAAGCTCGCCCCTCCCGTTATCCCGCCGGAAATTTCGGGCCTCGAAGACGAGATACGGAAGCTCACCGATGAAAAGGTATTCATGGTGACAGCCCAGGATTACGAAGGCGCAGCTGAACTCAGGGACAAGGTGAGGGGCCTCCGGGGCCGGCTCGAAACCATGAAGGTCGCCTGGGAGCAGAGCACCAGGGCAGAAAAGCTCAAAGTAGACGAGGCTGACATAAGGCGCATAGTGGCTGAGATTACCGGCATTCCCCTGACCCATCTTGAAGAACAGGAATCCCGGCGTCTCCTTAAAATCGAAGAAGAACTCCACCGGGGGGTTATTGGCCAGGACGATGCAGTAAAGCGCATTGCTTCTTCCATACGGCGCTCACGGGTGGGGATCTCGAACCCCCACAGGCCCATGGGTTCCTTTATCTTTTTGGGGCCTACAGGCGTCGGCAAGACCCTCCTGGCAAAGCGGCTTTCAGAATATCTCTTTCAAACCCCCGAATCCCTGGTACGCATAGATATGTCGGACTATATGGAGAAGCACAATGCTTCCCGCCTTGTCGGCGCGCCTCCGGGCTATATCGGCTATGAAGAGGGCGGGGTGCTTACGGAAAAAATACGCCGCAACCCCTATAGGGTGGTGCTTTTTGACGAGATCGAAAAAGCCCACCGGGATGTTTTCAACCTTCTTTTGCAGGTACTTGAAGAGGGCGAGCTTAAAGACAACCTGGGCCATACCATAAGCTTCCGCAACACGGTTATTATCATGACCAGCAACGCGGGGGTACGGGAAATTTCAAAAGATTCGCGCCTTGGCTTCGGCGCCGGGAGCGGCCTCATGAGCTTCCAGGAAATAGAATCCCAGGCGCTCTCCGAGCTCAAGCGTTTCCTTAACCCCGAATTCCTGAACCGTGTTGACGATGTGGTGGTCTTCCATCCCCTGGAAAAGGAACAGGTTGAATCCATCCTCGGCCTGCAGCTTGACGAACTTGGCCAGCGTATGGCAGAGCAGGGCTATGCAATCGAAGTCGATCCCTCGGCCCGTTCCATACTCATAGAAAAAGGCTGGGATCCCAAATTCGGCGGAAGGCCCTTGCGCAGGGCAATTCAGAAGGAACTGGAAGATCCTATTTCCCTTAAGATACTGGAAGGGGGTTTGCCCATAGGCACATCTTTCAAAGCCGAGGGGGAAAACGGGAAGATTCTTTTGACTGTCCAGGCACTTCCTGTAGAATCCGGAAGCCTAACGCTTTAA
- a CDS encoding SUMF1/EgtB/PvdO family nonheme iron enzyme, producing the protein MKNLPLLFVFLVLFSALSGCKTAGQAGSLDSAISLDKAIEIAAHTIGSTLPEGTVVAVINFGSPAPELSDYVIEELMGRLIRDGKLVVVDRGNLELIRGEMDFQLSGEVSDESAQSIGKKLGAENIITGSLTSIGNNYRFRMYTLNVESAARKTATMETVHLAGGLESLASSGAQASPAVAPPAKTAAAVPASPPQAVSGDFVRIPGGVFMMGSPESEASRQDDEVLHQIAISPFLLKRHEVSQEEYEGVMGVNPSYAKGKNLPVEKVSWDDAIDFCNRLSELEKLTPVYTRSGDLIAWNAKAPGYRLPTEAEWEYACRAGTTGPFSTGDNITTHEANYNGYYPYNNNARGSYMRTTMPVGSYPPNPWGLYDMHGNVTEWCWDWYADYNTAPQTDPHGASGGRRGRIARGGSYSDGGSDQRSAVRFYGEPSFRLDQLGFRIVRQTP; encoded by the coding sequence ATGAAAAATTTGCCCTTGCTTTTTGTTTTTCTCGTCCTTTTTTCCGCCCTTTCCGGGTGCAAAACCGCGGGCCAGGCAGGCAGCCTGGATTCCGCGATCTCCTTGGACAAGGCCATAGAAATCGCCGCCCACACTATCGGCAGCACCCTTCCCGAAGGGACCGTGGTGGCGGTCATTAATTTCGGTTCCCCTGCCCCGGAGCTCTCGGACTATGTTATCGAAGAATTAATGGGACGCCTGATACGCGATGGAAAGCTGGTTGTGGTTGACCGCGGCAACCTTGAGCTGATCCGCGGCGAAATGGACTTTCAATTGTCCGGTGAAGTGAGCGATGAATCCGCCCAGTCTATAGGGAAAAAACTTGGGGCCGAGAATATAATCACCGGTTCCCTCACCAGCATAGGGAATAATTACCGGTTCAGAATGTATACCCTCAATGTGGAGAGCGCCGCGCGGAAAACAGCGACCATGGAAACAGTGCATCTGGCCGGGGGTTTGGAAAGCCTGGCGTCATCCGGGGCACAAGCCTCGCCTGCAGTCGCGCCTCCGGCAAAAACTGCAGCCGCAGTTCCTGCTTCCCCGCCCCAAGCTGTTTCGGGCGATTTTGTCAGAATCCCCGGCGGCGTTTTCATGATGGGCAGTCCCGAGTCCGAGGCTTCCAGGCAGGATGACGAAGTTCTCCATCAGATTGCCATAAGCCCGTTTTTATTGAAGCGCCACGAGGTAAGCCAGGAAGAATACGAGGGCGTCATGGGTGTCAACCCAAGCTATGCCAAAGGAAAGAATCTGCCCGTGGAGAAGGTGAGCTGGGACGACGCGATAGACTTCTGCAACCGCCTGAGCGAGCTGGAAAAACTGACCCCTGTCTACACCCGTTCGGGAGATCTGATTGCCTGGAATGCAAAAGCCCCAGGTTACCGTCTGCCCACGGAAGCGGAATGGGAATACGCCTGCCGGGCAGGGACCACAGGCCCCTTCAGCACGGGGGACAATATTACCACCCACGAGGCCAATTACAACGGATATTATCCCTATAATAATAATGCCAGGGGAAGCTATATGCGCACCACCATGCCCGTAGGCTCCTATCCGCCTAATCCCTGGGGATTGTACGATATGCACGGGAATGTAACCGAATGGTGCTGGGACTGGTATGCGGATTATAATACCGCGCCCCAAACCGATCCCCACGGCGCATCAGGAGGCAGAAGGGGCCGGATAGCCCGTGGCGGCAGTTACAGCGACGGCGGCAGCGACCAGCGTTCGGCTGTCCGCTTTTACGGCGAGCCTTCCTTCCGCCTGGATCAGCTGGGCTTCCGCATAGTCAGGCAGACGCCGTAA
- a CDS encoding DUF192 domain-containing protein has translation MIFKSRFYVRLCLLALIAVSITTGCSAQGNIKFEKRDLTIEGAGGQVAMTIEIARSDEERSRGLMFRKELKDGEGMLFIFERDQVLSFWMKDTLIPLSIAFVSADGRIIEIRDMEPRNLNAVRSSRSARYALEAPQGWFARAGLAPGDKLKL, from the coding sequence ATGATTTTTAAATCCCGTTTTTATGTCCGCTTGTGCTTGCTTGCCTTAATAGCGGTTTCTATAACCACAGGCTGTTCAGCCCAGGGGAATATTAAATTTGAAAAGCGGGATCTCACCATCGAAGGGGCAGGCGGGCAAGTGGCAATGACCATTGAAATTGCCCGCAGCGACGAGGAACGGAGCAGGGGGCTCATGTTCCGCAAGGAATTGAAAGACGGCGAAGGCATGCTCTTCATTTTTGAGCGGGATCAGGTCCTTTCTTTCTGGATGAAGGACACCCTCATACCCCTTTCCATAGCCTTCGTTTCCGCCGACGGCAGGATCATCGAAATCCGGGACATGGAGCCCCGGAACCTCAACGCGGTCCGTTCCAGCCGTTCTGCCCGCTATGCCCTTGAGGCGCCCCAGGGCTGGTTTGCCCGGGCAGGTCTTGCCCCTGGGGATAAATTGAAATTATGA
- a CDS encoding Crp/Fnr family transcriptional regulator, producing MAGQLQLIFVNFKKGSYIVVEGKLNADRFFIIRQGKVRVSKEVEVVEEEGGNVLGPGDFFGVVSTMSSHSHIETAQALTDVTLISVQKEQYGQLIQNNTPVAMKIILQFSKRLRYLDAALSRLTLKNASDAEANPSHLFNVGEYYAKQSQYNQAYYAYHQYIKYCPKGDHVMASREKMMKIAPFAKSVRIEFKADEFNRAYPKGSMLFSEGEPGEELYIIQRGSVKIVKIMDAKEVLLAVLKAGDIFGEMALLEAKPRAASAVAYEDCMVLAVNRANFERMIGTQPQIIARLTTLLSERIWFIYKQLANTQINDPIGRMYDALLIQLEKNRAPLHTANDYTFDFGPTELTNMVGIPQADANFVLRKLLENKKFRLVNNKLQALDISEIAKQTEYYRKMQRIEKTRREGGVR from the coding sequence ATGGCGGGTCAATTACAGCTTATATTTGTAAATTTCAAAAAAGGCTCCTATATAGTGGTGGAGGGAAAGCTGAATGCCGACCGTTTCTTCATCATACGCCAGGGAAAGGTAAGGGTTTCCAAGGAAGTGGAGGTAGTGGAAGAGGAGGGGGGCAATGTGCTTGGCCCTGGCGACTTTTTCGGCGTTGTTTCGACCATGTCATCCCACAGCCACATTGAGACAGCCCAGGCTTTGACAGACGTTACTTTAATCTCGGTGCAAAAAGAACAGTATGGCCAGCTCATCCAGAACAATACCCCTGTGGCCATGAAGATTATCCTCCAGTTTTCCAAGAGGCTCCGCTACCTGGACGCTGCCCTTTCGCGGCTCACCCTTAAAAACGCATCTGATGCCGAAGCCAACCCTTCCCACCTCTTCAACGTGGGGGAGTATTACGCCAAGCAGAGCCAGTATAACCAGGCGTATTATGCCTATCATCAATATATAAAATACTGCCCCAAGGGCGATCATGTGATGGCTTCCCGGGAAAAAATGATGAAGATAGCCCCCTTCGCAAAATCCGTAAGGATTGAATTCAAGGCCGATGAGTTCAACCGGGCCTATCCCAAGGGCAGCATGCTCTTTTCCGAAGGGGAGCCTGGGGAAGAGCTTTATATCATACAGCGTGGTTCGGTAAAAATCGTGAAGATCATGGATGCCAAGGAAGTGCTTCTGGCAGTGCTCAAGGCCGGGGACATTTTCGGGGAAATGGCACTTCTGGAAGCCAAGCCCAGGGCAGCCAGCGCCGTGGCTTACGAGGACTGCATGGTTTTGGCGGTGAACCGGGCTAATTTCGAGCGCATGATAGGCACCCAGCCCCAGATTATAGCCCGCTTGACGACCCTGCTTTCGGAGCGCATCTGGTTTATCTACAAGCAGCTTGCCAATACCCAGATCAACGATCCCATAGGCAGGATGTACGATGCCCTCCTCATACAGCTTGAAAAGAACCGGGCGCCCCTGCACACAGCCAATGACTATACCTTCGATTTCGGCCCCACCGAGCTGACCAATATGGTGGGCATACCCCAGGCTGACGCCAATTTTGTCCTGAGAAAGCTGCTGGAGAACAAAAAATTCAGGCTCGTCAATAACAAGCTCCAGGCCCTGGATATTTCCGAAATCGCCAAGCAGACTGAATACTACCGCAAGATGCAGCGCATAGAAAAAACCCGCCGCGAGGGCGGGGTGCGCTGA